The genomic DNA GCTAGTGTTGACCAAACTGGTGGTGTTTGACCCCATTTTTGAAgaccttttgtgcagattttggcttATTTCCAATAATAAAGTTGTTAATGGCTTGTAGCTTTAAAAGTCTTGTATGGGgttcagcttgagtttatattggaaattttgaaataaagagCTCCAAATTCGGGACTTTATCTGTTTTTCAAATTTCAGCACAGGTTTGCATTTCGAGTTTTTGACCTTTTTCTGATCGGTTTCAAGCAAAGTGAtaattacaaaagttgttagaaattgtgagttatacaactcttagttggacagatttttataTTCTTAAGCAAAATTTTGTGTTATAGCTTGAACACgtgtttagcttgtgaggggcaaaagggTCAATTTACTTGGAGACAATGCTGTTCATTGGTGCCATTATGCTCTAATGACTTCACTTAATCTTAATTAAGGTAAATTTTGACCAGTTTGTTACACCCGTGCAGGAGTCTCGCGCAGCGGTTTCGGAGATCCCGCCTTCCTTCAAGCCCGGTGCACGCCGAATTCGAAGGTCGACGAGGCGCAGTAGCAAGAGATTCAGCACAACGAGTGGGAAGGCAAGCGTGTAACATCGTCCATTCAACCAGGACGTCTCCTGGTGTTATAGACCTTCGTAGTGCATCAGTTTCCCCATCAAACAGCCTCATCAAGCAGTAGAAACTGCCAATTTGAATGATAGAAACTGCTGCCATCAAATTGTTGAAACTAACATACCTTATTGTCAGCAAATTGTTGAAACTGACACACCTTATTGTTGTTTAAAACAGCAGTTTCAATCACATTGAATCACCATTAGGCTCagcataaaaaaaatagtaactGCACAAACAATAGCCTACTGTACACACGATTTTTCACGAGTAAATGCACGTGAGCTGCGCGTGCGTGTAGCAACAGTCTTCTTCTCTCTTATTTGCATCTATTTTGCATAGAGAGGAGACTCCCATATTTAAGCAAGCTAACTTCTCTTTAAATTAGCAATATGAGACTAAAGGTTGTGCATGCTTTGAAATTTTAAGATTAGACTGACCTAAATCCAACGTCAGTTTGCTATTCCGATTATACAGCACACAGACATCCatcagcagaagcagcagcgtGTTGTGCTTCTATAAAATGAAATGTATATCATGATGATGCCCTCTAGAAAATTGGAGTTGTTTGCCAATGCAAGTATGATTTTTGCATGCATCCTCAAGCTAAATATTGTTACATTTCTAAGCAACTTGAGCTGAAAGATTATCTGTACGGAACAAAGGACGTTGAGATTTTGCGCGTTTCCTCTAGTTGTGTAATGATATTTCACCGAGTGATTTGGTGTAGTCATCTTGATTTTGTGCCTATTTCCTCAAATATAGTTTTTTACGAGAGAAGTTTGTTTCTCTCTCTTCTGCTTCAGCCGCGATTTCAGCGAAAGAAGCAAacagtgggaaaaaaaaactctcgTTAGTAAACAGAGATGTAAACATACACAGGACAAACCACAAACCGCATCAAAACCAAAAATTATCATTGTCATTAACATGTACCGCTGTACAGCACAAATACGGCCCCACCAAACAAAAATTGTATGGAGTATGAGCAGTTGTCGCTTCATGAGTTCTTGGCCTCTTGTTCTGCCACCATGTGTCAAGTGGTTGTTATCTCCGGCAGAAATGAATAACTACGAGCATTTGAGTGCGTTGTTTTCATGTGTACATGCATTGCTTCTGCAGTAGCATTTTCCCGCACAGTAAGAAGTCACTACCTGCTGTGAATTTGTTCGAATCACCTCATTGCAGTAGCATCTTAGATGCTACCAAATCAGCCTGTGCTTTGCTGAAGAATCTTTGGTTTCCTTTTTATCCTAATCTGAACCCCACAGCGCTGGTCGCTCCTAGGAAGCGACAAGAGCTGCACGGGTGGgtgtggtgactggtgagtgcGAGTCGAGGAGCCGTCAGCATCCACCACCAAACCGGACAAAGGCGAGCTCTGATCACTCACTGATCCGTCATCACCAAACAcccccgccgctgctgctccgaTCGCGCGCACCACCACCCTCCACCCACACACCCGGATCCCACCGTCTCCACCCACCCCCTcaaatctctctttttttcgCCCTCCCCTCCCACCAATTCTCCAAAAGAATCCACCCAATCAACCCCACCACCCGCGCATCCCGGCGGCGACGATGAGAGGCCTCCTCGCGTGCGCCACCctcgcccgtcgcgccgccgccggctcctacGGTGCGGCGCCCGCGCGCGTTCGCCATCTGGCGGgcgcagcggaggcggcggaggccgagcTCAAGAAGACGGCGCTCTACGACTTCCACGTGGCCAACGGCGGCAAGATGGTGCCGTTCGCCGGCTGGAGCATGCCCATCCAGTACAAGGACTCCATCATGGACTCCACCGTCAACTGCCGCACCAACGGCAGCCTCTTCGACGTCGCACACATGTGCGGCCTCAGCCTCAAGGGCCGCGGCGCCATCCCCTTCCTTGAGTCCCTCGTCATCGCCGACGTCGCGGGCCTCAGAGACGGCACCGGCACGCTCACCGTATTCACCAACGAGAAAGGCGGCGCCATCGACGACTCCGTCGTCACCAAGGTCACCGACCAGCACATCTACCTCGTCGTCAACGCCGGCTGCAGGGACAAGGACCTGGCACACATCGGGGCGCACATGGAGGCATTCAACAAGAAGGGTGGGGACGTCAAGTGGCACATCCACGATGAGCGCTCGCTGCTCGCATTGCAGGTCTGTGCCATACTGCCATTCTCTTGCCCTCTTGCTGATACACCTGCTGGTGTTCATGGTTTGTTTTCATTGATGACCACGATAGGTTTATATGGTGATTTCTAGGATTGGGgaatggagtttttttttttaaaaaaatgtgctGAAGATGCAATGACGACAGGATAGAGAAACTAATGTGTTAGATGTTAACGTTTTTTGTTGTTTGAAAAAAATGTGATTGAGTTCAGATGTGCAGGATCACTAGATAGTAGATATATGCAGAGACTTGTTTGCTACAGGGCAATAGGATGTGTAtgactgcaagtctgcaactgaTGCAGATTGCTTAGCCAAGAAGCTGATTTCGTGTTTGATTTTTGCTTGGATTTTTATTTTCAGTATGCCCTGTGATGCCGTGGAGTGTGGACTGTGATTGTTGATAGTGTGGTGAACAGTGTTTGCGGTTTGTCTCGGAATTGTTTTTTTAGCTTATGTGTTTTAATTTTGTCAGTATCAAGTGCGATGAGTCTTTTTAGCTAGACAATTGTGTTTGGTCAATAACCCATCAAAGTGATGGCATGGCAATAGTTCAGTATGTAGGCCTTATATTGATGTTATGTTGATGGTAAAACATTAAATTTTGTGATTCATGTGTACGTGTCTGATGTGCTTCTTTATGATTGGTAAAACATTAAATAAGAGACATAGATGTCATTTAGTTATATCTCTAATTTATGTAGTGTATCAAGCAATGGTACTTGATTTCTATTTGCTAAGTCAAATCTTTATTACCTTAGAGTGCCTTCCGTGCTTCACTGGATTGGTTTATGTGAGATAGCAGCCGAGCAGGTTTGCATGTTCTTTTCTTGGTTGGTGGGATTAAAGCTTCATCCATGGTCTTACTTTTGTGGTTAAGAAATGTTTGGGGTGAATTGTCGAAACATGGAACCTGGTTCGTGACGAACCATTTTTTCTACCCGATTTATGATTCACAATTTCTTCATGTCGTAGGTAGATAAGTGTTCTCACTGCTCTGTAATCATGGATAGAATCAATCTGCATTTCACGCCTATGGTTTTCATGTCTAATTGCTTTGGAAGTAGTATTCCAATTTTTTACTCTCCCTAAGCATATTTAAAATCATTTCACAGAAACGGTCAACTTTCACTTTAATGGCAAGTAGAAAGTTCAGTTCTTCAAGTCATGATACGTATACCAGTTCCCAAATTCATAGGAAGGCAGcattttaacttttttcttGACATAAGCAGGGTCCTCTTGCTGCACCAACTCTTCAGTTGCTGACGAAAGAAGATTTGAGCAAAATGTACTTCAGTGACTTCAAGATGATTGACATTAATGGATATGAGTGCTTTCTCACGAGAACTGGGTATTACTTTGCTTTCTTAcctccattattaaaaaaatgcacCTTGTTAGATTCTGATCTTTCTTGAAAACTAGATGAAGTCCGCCCAAGTACTATCTTCTTTACATTGATTAGCTATCACTCTTCCATCATACATAAAGAATATATATCATTTCCTATTTGTTCCAGCATCCAAGGTGATGACTTCGGTGGTTATTGCTCAACCAACTGTAGGACAGTTGATCAAATGCCATCTTATGTTAGTTTTTTCATGATCCTTCAGTGTAGGATTTTACATCGGCCAGTATGTGAATTCCACATTTTATTGGCATGGCTGTTCTTTTCATCTTCCCAACATCTGGAGTTCATATCTTTTGATAACGAGGAGTCCCTGTAAAGTTTCTATATGTGGCCTTGGAGCTTTTCATCCTTTAATTATTCTAAATATATCTTATTTCTTATTTCAGTTACACTGGTGAAGATGGCTTTGAAATCTCTGTTCCATCAGAGAATGCAGTCGATCTTGCAAAGGCTATCCTGGAGAAATCTGAGGGCAAGGTGCGGCTGACTGGTTTGGGCGCCCGTGACAGTCTCCGCCTGGAGGCTGGCCTCTGCCTTTATGGCAACGACATGGAGCAGCACATCACGCCCGTTGAGGCTGGACTCTCATGGGCAATCGGCAAGAGGAGGAGAGCTGAAGGCGGCTTCCTGGGTGCAGATGTGATCCTCAAACAGCTTCAAGAAGGCCCAAAGATCAGGCGTGTCGGCATGTTCACACAAGGGCCGCCTGCACGGAGTCACAGCGAGCTCGTTAGCAACTCTGGGGAGAACATCGGTGAGGTGACCAGCGGAGGGTTCAGCCCGTGCCTGAAGAAGAACATCGCCATGGGTTACGTGAAATCGGGGTTGCACAAAGCTGGGACAGAGTTCAAGGTGGTTGTTCGTGGGAAGTCCTATGATGCTATTGTCACCAAGATGCCCTTCGTGCCAACAAAGTACTACAAGCCCTCATAGATTGTACAAATGGATGTTCCTTCAGCTACAGTTCTCTTTTGCATCTCTCTTGTCCTGTCCATGACAGGCTGCTGCAGTGCTCCCACTGTAACTTCTGTAAGAGTCCCTCTTAGAGCTCAACATTTTACCTCTCCCCGTCTAATAACGCTTTATTTTCCAAAACAAAGGTGTGCATCTGTCTGGAATTTGATGTGCGTTAATTTTCTGATCAAATTTCTGGGCTGCTGAATGCTGCAGTTGTGCTGTTTATGCTTATCTCGAAATGTGCTGTTTAAACTTTAAATCTACAGGCTGCAACGCATTGCAGCCGCTGCCCACTAGCAAGTCACCAAAAGCTTCTCAAGTATTCAAGTTCATTGCAAGCTCGTTGACAAGGGATGAAtgcctgcaaggctgcaactgCCAGTATCAGTTCTGATCAATCATAATCTCTGCAAAAGGATTTTACAGGGAAGAGCACGTCCTAGCCGTTCTGAGGGTCGGCGTCGCCGCGTCGGA from Setaria italica strain Yugu1 chromosome VII, Setaria_italica_v2.0, whole genome shotgun sequence includes the following:
- the LOC101773028 gene encoding aminomethyltransferase, mitochondrial, with protein sequence MRGLLACATLARRAAAGSYGAAPARVRHLAGAAEAAEAELKKTALYDFHVANGGKMVPFAGWSMPIQYKDSIMDSTVNCRTNGSLFDVAHMCGLSLKGRGAIPFLESLVIADVAGLRDGTGTLTVFTNEKGGAIDDSVVTKVTDQHIYLVVNAGCRDKDLAHIGAHMEAFNKKGGDVKWHIHDERSLLALQGPLAAPTLQLLTKEDLSKMYFSDFKMIDINGYECFLTRTGYTGEDGFEISVPSENAVDLAKAILEKSEGKVRLTGLGARDSLRLEAGLCLYGNDMEQHITPVEAGLSWAIGKRRRAEGGFLGADVILKQLQEGPKIRRVGMFTQGPPARSHSELVSNSGENIGEVTSGGFSPCLKKNIAMGYVKSGLHKAGTEFKVVVRGKSYDAIVTKMPFVPTKYYKPS